The following are encoded together in the Candidatus Flexicrinis proximus genome:
- a CDS encoding alpha/beta fold hydrolase translates to MRSKLLIIMAALLGTVGASAQGVPSYTPVECAYALPETLTAHATVTCGLVTAPVDPADPDGATHQLSVVKVSAAAKPLPDPIVFLSGGPGVALDAYWPAVEAMLDAGLLEQSQRDLLLFDQRGVGRSTPSLSCVVEASAAQLLPTMDANRTCSARLADEGIELTRYTTVNNAEDVDAIRRAMGYAQFNIYGHSYGSRLALALMRYAPEGVRSVMLEGVFPPNARFIALPKYVEGALARVFDACADDPACSAAYGDLDALFSETYLRVKARPIFGGFDHNTLVRSLYYLMQGSRADEPSIIPAFILAVKNADRTIMERAYALIDGEIPPSGTISEGMQTLINCADEAPFLSEAELAKFNDGVRVEIMEVFSGSVRAQFLEQCQNWPRVELGSEHYKGVVSDIPTLILNGTFDQVTALENAQLAADSLTRVTLIPFPGYGHWPHGRGNPCAIAIYSLFLTDPIRPVDSSCVATTPITFLLP, encoded by the coding sequence ATGCGGTCGAAACTGCTGATCATAATGGCGGCATTGCTGGGGACGGTGGGCGCTTCGGCGCAAGGCGTTCCAAGCTACACGCCAGTCGAATGTGCCTATGCGCTGCCGGAAACGCTGACCGCCCACGCGACCGTTACCTGCGGGCTGGTGACCGCGCCGGTCGATCCCGCCGACCCTGACGGCGCAACACACCAGCTCTCGGTGGTCAAAGTGAGCGCAGCCGCGAAGCCGCTGCCCGACCCGATCGTCTTTCTGAGCGGCGGTCCGGGCGTGGCCCTCGACGCGTACTGGCCGGCGGTCGAAGCGATGCTGGACGCCGGGCTGCTGGAGCAGAGCCAGCGCGACCTGCTGCTGTTCGACCAGCGCGGCGTCGGACGGTCGACACCCAGCCTGTCGTGCGTCGTCGAGGCCAGCGCGGCGCAGCTCCTGCCGACGATGGACGCCAACCGTACGTGCTCGGCGCGGCTGGCCGACGAGGGGATCGAGCTCACCCGCTATACGACTGTCAATAACGCCGAGGACGTGGATGCGATCCGGCGGGCCATGGGCTACGCCCAGTTCAACATCTATGGTCACTCGTACGGCTCGCGGCTCGCGCTGGCGTTGATGCGCTACGCGCCCGAAGGCGTCCGGAGCGTGATGCTCGAAGGGGTATTCCCGCCTAATGCGCGCTTCATCGCCCTGCCCAAGTATGTCGAAGGTGCGCTGGCCCGGGTGTTCGACGCCTGCGCGGATGACCCGGCCTGCAGCGCCGCCTATGGCGACCTCGATGCGTTATTCAGCGAGACCTATCTGCGGGTCAAGGCGCGGCCGATCTTCGGTGGCTTCGACCACAATACGCTGGTGCGCTCACTGTATTACCTGATGCAGGGATCGCGCGCCGACGAGCCGTCGATCATCCCGGCCTTTATTCTGGCGGTCAAGAATGCCGACCGGACGATCATGGAACGCGCCTACGCACTCATCGACGGGGAAATCCCGCCGTCGGGGACGATCAGCGAAGGCATGCAGACCCTGATAAACTGCGCGGACGAAGCGCCGTTCCTGTCGGAAGCAGAACTGGCGAAGTTCAACGACGGCGTGCGGGTCGAGATCATGGAAGTGTTCAGCGGGTCGGTGCGCGCGCAGTTCCTCGAACAATGCCAGAACTGGCCGCGGGTGGAACTCGGCTCCGAGCATTACAAAGGGGTGGTGAGCGACATCCCGACGCTGATCCTGAACGGCACGTTCGACCAGGTGACGGCGCTGGAAAACGCGCAGCTTGCGGCGGATTCGCTGACCCGCGTGACGCTGATCCCATTTCCTGGCTACGGCCACTGGCCGCACGGACGCGGGAATCCATGCGCGATTGCGATTTATTCGCTATTCTTGACGGATCCAATCCGCCCAGTCGATTCGTCCTGTGTGGCGACGACCCCGATTACTTTTCTGCTGCCCTAA
- a CDS encoding glycoside hydrolase has translation MRFIPALLALLLSANVSAQLPAPQPVSEGAFHTGEYRNMLAEWGLSDEEIQARIDAYFQQLFYGGESERIYYPVGDDMAYIMDINNNDIRTEGMSYGMMIAAQLDKKEEFDRLWTWARTNMYQEDGPYKGYFCWHAFDDGSCIDPNPASDGEIWYVTALFFAAARWGNGEGIYNYQEQANIILDTMLHAAEAMPGAAANTFNEENKLVVFVAQVGRNRTFTDPSYHAPHYYELWARWANKDNAFWADAAVAAREHWHKAAHPDTGLMANYTTFEGEPRPSGDYGEVYYADAWRIGMMVAMDHSWFAADPWQLTWADTYQKFFYDMGIGAYTSRFLIDGTPEGSQHRSGGHIAMNAVASLAASDPRVWEFIEEFWETQIPTGRYRYYDGLLQMFALLQLSGNFRVYTPEVTPLTP, from the coding sequence ATGAGATTTATTCCTGCCCTGTTGGCGCTGCTGCTCAGCGCCAACGTCAGCGCTCAACTCCCGGCCCCGCAGCCGGTGAGCGAGGGCGCATTCCATACCGGTGAGTACCGCAATATGTTGGCCGAATGGGGCCTGTCCGACGAAGAAATCCAGGCGCGAATCGACGCCTATTTCCAGCAGTTGTTCTACGGCGGCGAGAGTGAGCGCATCTACTATCCCGTCGGCGACGACATGGCCTACATCATGGACATCAACAACAACGATATCCGTACCGAAGGCATGTCCTACGGCATGATGATCGCCGCGCAGCTCGACAAGAAAGAGGAGTTCGACCGGCTGTGGACGTGGGCGCGGACGAATATGTACCAGGAGGACGGCCCGTATAAGGGCTACTTCTGCTGGCACGCGTTTGACGACGGGTCATGCATTGACCCTAATCCGGCATCAGACGGCGAAATCTGGTACGTGACCGCGCTGTTCTTCGCAGCCGCGCGCTGGGGCAATGGCGAGGGTATCTATAACTATCAGGAACAGGCCAACATCATCCTCGATACGATGCTGCACGCCGCCGAGGCCATGCCCGGCGCGGCTGCCAACACCTTTAACGAGGAGAACAAGCTGGTCGTCTTCGTGGCGCAGGTCGGGCGCAATCGTACTTTCACCGACCCCTCGTATCACGCCCCGCACTACTACGAACTGTGGGCGCGCTGGGCAAACAAGGATAACGCCTTCTGGGCAGACGCCGCTGTCGCGGCGCGCGAACACTGGCACAAGGCCGCCCACCCCGATACCGGCCTGATGGCGAACTACACGACCTTTGAGGGCGAGCCGCGCCCTTCCGGCGATTATGGTGAGGTCTATTATGCCGACGCCTGGCGCATCGGTATGATGGTGGCGATGGACCACAGCTGGTTCGCCGCCGACCCGTGGCAGCTGACCTGGGCGGACACCTACCAGAAGTTCTTCTACGACATGGGGATCGGGGCATACACCAGCCGCTTCCTGATCGACGGCACGCCGGAAGGCTCGCAGCACCGTTCAGGCGGCCACATCGCCATGAACGCGGTCGCCAGCCTCGCAGCCAGCGACCCGCGGGTGTGGGAGTTCATCGAGGAATTCTGGGAGACGCAGATCCCGACCGGCCGCTACCGCTATTACGATGGCCTGCTGCAGATGTTCGCGCTGCTCCAGTTAAGCGGTAACTTCAGGGTCTACACGCCGGAAGTCACGCCTCTGACCCCCTGA
- a CDS encoding APC family permease: MNVGRLLIGKPLQTAELPHQSISKPVGLAVFASDALSSTAYATEEILIILSLAGGGAMLFGLSIPLALAIAVLLIIVTISYRQTIYAYPNGGGAYIVARDNLGELPAQIAGAALLTDYILTVAVSISAGVAQITSAFPSLYDSRVVIAVGVILVMMVVNLRGVKESGRIFAVPTYFFLAIMFMTLIIGALKYFTGTLGTVEFAHEVTHQVAEPLSLFLILRAFSSGCTALTGIEAISNGITAFEKPRSKNAATTLVWMSAILITLFLGITLLGSAIQVQPIHEVEVVTLASGATEILKPETVISQLGRTVFGDGTILYFAVLAGTALILLMAANTSYADFPRLAALHAGDGFLPRQLTYRGGRLVFAWGIVVLAVTASLLVVITAAETTRLIPLYAIGVFLSFTISQTGMVIRLLKTGRWMREGILKPGAPIKGLETEIHYDEHWRRHLVISAVGGFCTFIVMLVFAVTKFTSGAWFVVVLVPVLVWTFFRIHYHYKDVAYHLSLEGALPDAEKRAVRTVILVDDVHAETVRMVNFAKSLGHPWRAVHVGVNPERALRVRIKWKERIGEGELEVIESPYRLLTEPIREYVERVQIENPGCFVHVILGQLVMDNLWEQALHQNSTLIFNLALSKLERVVVTAVPYQIKRSEIREDRAAEELEHAAAEQLAKSEGAAV; encoded by the coding sequence ATGAATGTGGGCCGCCTGCTCATTGGCAAACCCCTCCAGACCGCAGAGTTACCGCACCAGTCGATCAGCAAGCCGGTCGGCCTCGCGGTATTCGCTTCGGATGCGCTGTCCTCGACGGCCTATGCGACCGAAGAAATCCTCATCATCCTATCGCTTGCCGGCGGCGGCGCGATGCTGTTTGGCCTGTCCATCCCGCTGGCGCTGGCGATCGCCGTGCTGCTGATCATCGTCACGATCAGCTACCGCCAGACGATCTATGCCTATCCTAACGGCGGCGGCGCCTATATCGTCGCCCGAGATAACCTCGGAGAGCTTCCGGCGCAAATCGCGGGTGCGGCACTGCTGACTGATTATATCCTGACTGTCGCAGTCTCAATCAGCGCCGGGGTCGCCCAGATCACTTCGGCCTTCCCCAGTCTATACGATTCACGGGTTGTGATTGCCGTGGGCGTAATCTTGGTCATGATGGTCGTCAACCTGCGCGGCGTGAAAGAGTCTGGCCGCATATTTGCCGTCCCGACCTATTTCTTCCTCGCCATCATGTTCATGACGCTGATCATCGGCGCCCTGAAGTACTTCACAGGCACCCTCGGCACCGTCGAATTTGCCCATGAGGTCACCCATCAGGTTGCTGAACCGCTCAGCCTCTTTCTGATTCTGCGCGCGTTCAGCTCTGGTTGTACCGCGCTGACTGGCATCGAAGCCATTTCCAACGGGATCACGGCTTTCGAAAAACCGCGCAGCAAGAATGCAGCCACCACGCTGGTGTGGATGAGCGCTATCCTGATCACGCTGTTCCTGGGGATCACGCTGTTGGGCAGCGCAATCCAGGTTCAGCCGATCCATGAAGTCGAAGTTGTGACCTTAGCCAGCGGCGCGACCGAAATCCTCAAGCCCGAAACGGTGATCAGCCAGCTTGGTCGTACGGTGTTCGGGGATGGCACGATCCTCTATTTCGCCGTGTTGGCCGGCACCGCCCTGATCCTGCTGATGGCCGCCAATACCAGCTATGCGGACTTCCCGCGCCTGGCCGCCCTGCACGCCGGCGACGGTTTCCTGCCCCGGCAGCTGACGTATCGCGGCGGGCGACTGGTGTTCGCATGGGGCATTGTCGTGTTGGCTGTCACGGCTTCGCTGCTGGTCGTCATCACCGCCGCGGAAACAACCCGCCTGATCCCACTTTACGCGATCGGCGTGTTCCTCAGCTTCACTATCTCGCAGACGGGCATGGTGATCCGCCTGCTCAAGACCGGCCGCTGGATGCGCGAAGGCATCCTCAAACCCGGCGCGCCGATCAAGGGACTCGAGACTGAAATTCACTACGACGAACACTGGCGCCGCCACCTGGTCATCAGCGCTGTCGGCGGCTTCTGTACCTTCATCGTCATGCTCGTTTTCGCCGTGACCAAGTTCACGAGCGGCGCCTGGTTTGTGGTTGTGCTGGTGCCGGTACTGGTCTGGACGTTCTTCCGCATCCACTACCACTACAAGGACGTTGCCTATCACCTCAGTCTGGAAGGTGCGCTGCCGGATGCCGAGAAGCGCGCGGTTCGCACCGTGATCCTGGTCGACGATGTACATGCCGAGACGGTTCGCATGGTCAACTTTGCCAAGTCGCTCGGCCATCCGTGGCGTGCGGTGCATGTCGGGGTCAACCCGGAAAGAGCACTCCGGGTACGTATCAAATGGAAGGAACGCATCGGCGAAGGCGAACTCGAAGTGATCGAATCGCCCTATCGCCTGCTCACTGAACCCATCCGTGAATACGTCGAGCGCGTTCAGATCGAAAATCCCGGCTGCTTTGTTCATGTGATCCTCGGCCAGTTGGTCATGGATAACCTGTGGGAACAGGCGCTGCACCAGAACAGCACGCTCATCTTCAATCTTGCCTTGAGCAAGCTGGAACGGGTCGTCGTCACAGCCGTGCCGTATCAGATCAAACGCAGCGAAATCCGCGA